Part of the Halalkalibacter krulwichiae genome is shown below.
CCTGGTCTCACTTGCTTTTTAAAGCGGCAATTGTTAATCCCTCCAAAAAATGCAAGCTTGCCTCTATTTTCTTCTTTCTTTAAGATGGCAACCGCTCCAACTTGTGCTAGAGCTTCCACAATTAATACACCTGGCATAACAGGGTATTCAGGGAAATGCCCATTAAAAAACTCTTCATTTGCTGTAACATTTTTTATGCCGACAGCACGTTTTCCTTCTTCGACT
Proteins encoded:
- the fabZ gene encoding 3-hydroxyacyl-ACP dehydratase FabZ — its product is MLTVDEIKEIIPHRYPFLLIDRIEEVEEGKRAVGIKNVTANEEFFNGHFPEYPVMPGVLIVEALAQVGAVAILKKEENRGKLAFFGGINNCRFKKQVRPGDQLRLEVELTRVKGPVGKGHAIATVNGEVACETDITFALGTK